A region of Salmo salar chromosome ssa17, Ssal_v3.1, whole genome shotgun sequence DNA encodes the following proteins:
- the LOC106575849 gene encoding OX-2 membrane glycoprotein isoform X2 has translation MNTYLIILCVLSEVSVNIVARGDTRVDFNADASYTCTHADSTGVLQVTWQRLFKDDSVENLATYSKRFGAQIIDPHRGKVVFTEASLNSSSITVKNVTWTDEACYICSFNVYPSGSIPKQTCLTVQGVSEVRATMQKVPSTESKADMEVVVSCSATGKPAPWIQWNISAAVPIKTPNNWTVINKDQTVTAISNITLQLLPGSGGYVDCIVNNGMRTQRHERVLLPILPGEREVEEDDRRTSPWAVGIPVFLIVSILVICGSVMLQKKKGYRQAATTADEQDAFGESV, from the exons ATGAACACTTACCTAATTATCTTATGCGTGCTGTCTGAAG TCTCTGTCAACATCGTAGCTAGAGGAGACACCAGGGTTGACTTCAATGCCGACGCATCATATACCTGCACCCATGCGGACTCGACAGGTGTGCTGCAAGTCACCTGGCAGAGGCTGTTCAAAGACGACTCGGTGGAGAATCTGGCCACCTACAGCAAGCGGTTTGGAGCTCAAATCATAGACCCGCACCGAGGCAAGGTGGTTTTCACGGAGGCATCTCTCAACTCGTCGTCCATTACCGTGAAGAATGTAACATGGACGGACGAAGCCTGCTATATTTGTTCCTTCAATGTTTACCCGAGTGGTTCAATACCCAAGCAGACATGTCTTACCGTTCAAG GTGTATCTGAAGTGAGAGCCACAATGCAAAAAGTCCCCAGCACTGAATCTAAAGCAGACATGGAAGTTGTGGTCAGTTGCTCTGCCACGGGTAAACCAGCACCTTGGATccaatggaacatttctgcagcagTACCCATAAAGACACCTAACAACTGGACTGTCATTAACAAAGACCAAACTGTCACAGCCATTAGCAACATCACCCTCCAACTGTTGCCAGGCTCAGGGGGATACGTGGACTGTATCGTAAACAATGGGATGaggacacagagacacgagcgggTCCTGCTTCCTATTCtccctggagagagggaggttgaaGAAG ATGACAGGAGGACATCCCCGTGGGCGGTTggcattccagtgttcctaatcgTTTCCATTTTAGTCATCTGCGGCAGTGTCATGCTTCAAAAGAAAAAAG GTTACAGGCAAGCAGCAACCACAGCAGACGAGCAGGACGCTTTTGGGGAAAGTGTGTAA
- the LOC106575849 gene encoding OX-2 membrane glycoprotein isoform X1: MNTYLIILCVLSEAVSVNIVARGDTRVDFNADASYTCTHADSTGVLQVTWQRLFKDDSVENLATYSKRFGAQIIDPHRGKVVFTEASLNSSSITVKNVTWTDEACYICSFNVYPSGSIPKQTCLTVQGVSEVRATMQKVPSTESKADMEVVVSCSATGKPAPWIQWNISAAVPIKTPNNWTVINKDQTVTAISNITLQLLPGSGGYVDCIVNNGMRTQRHERVLLPILPGEREVEEDDRRTSPWAVGIPVFLIVSILVICGSVMLQKKKGYRQAATTADEQDAFGESV, encoded by the exons ATGAACACTTACCTAATTATCTTATGCGTGCTGTCTGAAG CAGTCTCTGTCAACATCGTAGCTAGAGGAGACACCAGGGTTGACTTCAATGCCGACGCATCATATACCTGCACCCATGCGGACTCGACAGGTGTGCTGCAAGTCACCTGGCAGAGGCTGTTCAAAGACGACTCGGTGGAGAATCTGGCCACCTACAGCAAGCGGTTTGGAGCTCAAATCATAGACCCGCACCGAGGCAAGGTGGTTTTCACGGAGGCATCTCTCAACTCGTCGTCCATTACCGTGAAGAATGTAACATGGACGGACGAAGCCTGCTATATTTGTTCCTTCAATGTTTACCCGAGTGGTTCAATACCCAAGCAGACATGTCTTACCGTTCAAG GTGTATCTGAAGTGAGAGCCACAATGCAAAAAGTCCCCAGCACTGAATCTAAAGCAGACATGGAAGTTGTGGTCAGTTGCTCTGCCACGGGTAAACCAGCACCTTGGATccaatggaacatttctgcagcagTACCCATAAAGACACCTAACAACTGGACTGTCATTAACAAAGACCAAACTGTCACAGCCATTAGCAACATCACCCTCCAACTGTTGCCAGGCTCAGGGGGATACGTGGACTGTATCGTAAACAATGGGATGaggacacagagacacgagcgggTCCTGCTTCCTATTCtccctggagagagggaggttgaaGAAG ATGACAGGAGGACATCCCCGTGGGCGGTTggcattccagtgttcctaatcgTTTCCATTTTAGTCATCTGCGGCAGTGTCATGCTTCAAAAGAAAAAAG GTTACAGGCAAGCAGCAACCACAGCAGACGAGCAGGACGCTTTTGGGGAAAGTGTGTAA